In Mycobacterium branderi, the DNA window CGGCGCTGCGCAACGCAAGGCCGCGGTGATCTGCCGGCACTGCCCGGTGATGCTGGAATGCGGCGCCGACGCGCTGGACAACCGGGTCGAGTTCGGGGTGTGGGGTGGCATGACCGAACGGCAGCGACGGGCACTGCTCAAGCAGCACCCCGAGGTGGAGTCCTGGGCGGAGTTCTTCGCTGCCCAGCGCAAGCACCG includes these proteins:
- a CDS encoding WhiB family transcriptional regulator: MSGTRIAARKANTAPAGSTVHRADSESRIAWVSKALCRAADPDELFVRGAAQRKAAVICRHCPVMLECGADALDNRVEFGVWGGMTERQRRALLKQHPEVESWAEFFAAQRKHRSAG